The genomic window TGTCACTTGTGAGCCGTTATTTTCCAAAATTTTTCCCTTCAAAACAGAAATCATAACTCAATTTACGCTTATAATTCAATCGTATAAATATTTATTGGTTCCACCCTGCCTTTGACCGTGGCCGAGCCCAACGGCTTAAATTTGTAACTGGTTTTTAATTTATTTTTTGTGGTCTCACCGATGATTATATTCGTTTTATACTCCTTATTTAACCCTTCCAACCGGGAGGCCACATTCACTGTATCACCCATAGCCGTATAATTCAACCGCAACTCCGAGCCGATGTTTCCAACCACGGCCGGTCCGGTATATAACCCAATACCGATGTTTATTTCCGGCTTGCCCTCTTGGCGCAACTCCTCATTTAAAACTTTCAGTTTGGCCAGCATGCCAACGGATGCCTTCATTGCCTTATCCGCGGAATCCGCATCATCAATCGGCGCTCCCCAAAAAGCCATAATCGCGTCGCCGATGTATTTATCCAAAACCCCGCCATATTTTAACACCTCTTCGGTCATTAAAGTAAAATAGCGATTCAAAATTTTCACCAGTTCCTGCGGTTTGGTGTTTTCCGACAAGGTTGTAAATCCGCGAATATCAGAAAAAAACACAGTAATTTCTTTTTCCTGTCCGCCCAATTTCACCTTGCCCGGGTCTTTTAGAATTTCTTTAACCACTTCCTTGGACACATATTTGGAAAACACGTTTTTCAATTCCCGTTTTTCTTTTTCAGCGATAAAATACCGGTAAACAAAAATTACCGCGGTTGGAATCGCCCAGGCCAAAGTTATATGAATAATATTGGTCACAACTCCAAACTCAAACAAAACGATAGCCGCCAGCAGATATAAAAATCCCAAAATAATATTGTATAACAATGGCCGGATTGAACGTTTGGAGAAACTAAAGATAATAGCCGGAAGCAAAGCCGCTAAAAATATCCAAAGCAAAATATTTTGATTGCTTAAATCTGTCAACCGATACCCTTGGAGCAACATGTTGACGATATTGGCCTGAATTTCCACGCCCGGCATATCATTTTCTTTGCCAATTGGCACCGGCTTGGCGTCGTGAAGATCAGAAGTAAAAACGCCCAGCAAAACAATTTTATTTTTTAATGAATCCAACGAATCGCCCTGATATATCTGCCAAAATGGCACCCGACGCACATGGCCCGGCGCGCCGGCAAAAACAATTCTGTTTATGTTTTGCAAATTACTTTCATTGGGAATTTGTTCACCGCTGGCTTTGGCAACCTCATAGGCAAAAGCATTAAACACCTGCGCATTGCCGCCGTCAGTAATTATCAAAGGAAACCGGCGCACGATTCCGTCTTTATCAGCAATGATATTAGCATGCCCCAAAGATGATTTATCCGGAACATTAAATAAAGATAAAGGAAAGTTAAAATTCAAACCAATGGCGCTGCCCTTTTTTATGGTTAACTCTGTTGTCTCAACCGGAAAAACAATCGGATAATTGGCATTTTCTATAGCCGTGGCCAAACTTTGATCATCGGCCTCCCCAAACCGCGAGGGTTCAGAAAAAACAATATCAACCCCCAACACCTTTGGTTTAACGCTGTTTAATTGCTCTAACGCCGAGGCAAAAACCTGCCTTGACCATGGCCACTGGCCGATTTTTGAAATTGAAGCGTCATCAATCGTGACAATGACAATATCTTGATTGATTGTTTTGGGTGAAACCAGCAGATCTTCGGCCGCATTTTCCAAACCGGAAAAAATTCCCAGTGAATAAGAACCAAAAACCAAACCGCCGGCAACTAGCGAGACCAGAAAATAGACAAACTTTTTGCGCATAGTGTTATTTTACGGTTGGAGTCACACCCAAAAGTTGCAATTGATTTAGTTGCTGTTGGGCTGTAATAAGCTGCTGTTTCATCTCTGGTGTAAGCGACGGATTGGCCTGTAAAGCTTTTATCTGATCCAATCCCTGCTGAACAGAACTTTGCATTTGTAAAATAAAGGCCTTTAATTGTGCCGGATCCGGAAGATTTGCTTTTAAATTCAACATTAAGGCATCAGAGGTCTGCGCTTTTTGTATCCAATCCATATCTTTGACAGTGGCAGGCACAGGTTGCGCGGCCGTTTGCATCATTATTTTTTTCTCAATCACGCCGGTTACAAAATTATTATCAATCTTCAGATATTTATCCGGACCAACCACCGCCGTGTCGGCTAAAATATTATTTTTTGCATCTTTAATCTGCACCGACACATTGTTCTCCGAACCAATAACTTCGGTACTGCCGTCAATTACTTGCACGCCAAAAGCCGTGCCCCGCACCGTGGCCACCGCGTTACTGCTTTCCACCTGCCAGCTTGAATTTGGCGTAGCCAAGCCCACTATCTTTGACCAGACCTTGCCGATGGAAACAAAAATTTTCACCACCAAGCTTTTATCCGACTGATCATAACTGGCCGCATCTATAGTAATCTCCGTGTTGGTATCCAAACGCGCCACTGACCCGTCCGGAAAATATATATTGGCAACGCCATTTTCATCGGTCTTAATTTTATCCCCCTGGTTGACTTCTTCGCCGGTTTGGAGTTCTTTGGTTGCACCAGTATTATCAACTAAAAATACTGTTGGTCTAACAACTTCTATCCATGGCAAAGTTACCTTCTCGCTGGTTTGATCAGGTGTTACCGGTGTGTATCCTTGAGGACCGGGTTTTTTATAATTTTTGAAAAAAAACAGCGCGGCGACAACTGCCAAGACAAATAGCACCACCGCTATCCCCAAAAAAATCCATTTTTTCATAGAAGCAAGTTAGATAATTACTCTATTATTCTATCATTTTTTCTTGTTTCTTGAAACTCTGGTTAATCCGCTACAAGGCACGATTTCAATGCCTTTCTTTTCAAGCTGATCCAGGAATAAATTCATGCCCAGGGAGTCCGAAGAAATATGTCCGGCAATAACCACGTTCATATGAAACTCGTTGGCTTTATCCATAGCGTCATCGCGCATGTGCATACCGACAATCGTGCTGATGCCGGCGCGTGATAACTCTTGATACACTTTATTTGAAGGATTAGTGCCACCGGTCATCTCCACTAAAAATTTACCGACTTTATTTTTCGGATTGCCGGCAAAAATCTTCGGACCGGCGCCGCGTTTTTTCGCTTCCTGATATTCCGGAATTTCCATTAAGGCCTTTAACAGATCGCTGATTGTTTCCGGTTTCTTTTTAGTCAGATATTCATGAAGAAATTTATTAACCAAATTATCGGTAATGGTATGGGTGTTAATCACATCCACTTTAAGCGCCTTGGCCAGATCAATAATCTGATAATGATTGGCCGGATGCACACTGCGGCCCACTTCTCTGATTCTTTCATCCATTAATTTTTCCGCCACATGCACCGGCATGCCCAAGTGCTCATAAACCTCAACGATCATGTCCATCACGCTGTGCAAAGACGCCAAACTGCCGCCAATCGGGTGATGACCAATTACCAAATCAATCGGTTTACCTCTCTCATTTAACTGGCTGGCCAATAAAATTTCGCCGGAGCCAATATCAATTCCTGATAAAACCCGTTTAACTTTTTTATCCGGGTTGCCGACATGAATTTTGCTGTCATCATACGGATTCTCCAGCCGGTCTTTATCAAAATATTTTTTCTCGTCCGGTTTCAAATCCTCATATTCTCTTTTGGTTCGCTCTAAATATTTTTTCACGCCCTTGGCGCCACGCGGATCGGCGGCCATGCCGATTTTCAGTCCCAAATCAAAAATTTGTTTTGTTGTTAACATATGTAAAATTTTAATGACTTATTAGCCAATCATAGGATAAAAAAGCCAATATGTCAACCTTGAAAAGGAATTAAAAAAGGGCATACGGTGTGAACACCGGATGCCCAATGGGACCCGAGGATACTCTGGACCTGGGGGTGGTCGTAAATCCCCGTTTCCCGTGGGGTTCTGCTTCCCCGTGGCTCACCACTACGCAGGTGACTCGACCCATCTGCCTTTCGGCCACCAGGGCGGGTGTAGATCTTGGGAGGGCGGCACGGGCGCTTGCATGTCATCAGTCGGGCTGTTAAGCCCTATGTGTGGAACAGCAGCTTCACCTGACGCTCCTTTCTTTTCCTCTGCGGGTGTTCGACCCCCGGATAGAGGTCGAATACTCGATAAAGGTGGGAAACGAGAGAGTGAACCCCCGCGTTTCCCGTACTGCACTGCTTCCATGCTTTGGCGCGACCCTGCGAGGTTACGGCCCTTGAGTTGAGAGAATAGTACTTCCCCGAAGGCTTTCCTATCCCGTACAACCTGGGCCTGCATAGTACCCCGAAGTGACTTTGCCCTGCTTGGGCGTTGGCTAGGGGTGTGGTCGCCACTTAATTCCACACCTTGCGTTTAACTGCGCACGACACCTCCATCCTTGGGTGGTGTCACCCTTGCTTGGCGCGGGAGCTTTGTCGTAATGCTCCGCAGCGCGGGTTTACGGTTTACGTGCGCCTAATGGACGCACGCACGGCGGGATCTACTTCTGTGACCCCGAGTTAGAGAAACGGGCCATAACGCATGTGGTCCACTCCTCCACCGAGCCGCCGGCACATAGTCCGAGGGCCTTTCACAGGCCGCTAAATATTAACGGACTACGAAAGATAATGGATTAGTATAGCAGAAATTGTTCGGTTTGTCAACCTCTCGACCACTTTGGTCAAGAGGCAATTACTTACCACTTCGCTTTAATGTCCCCACATAAGTGAGAGTCCAAAGATCAAAATGGAAAGTAATTGGGAGCCGAAGTGTTTGAGCACTGCGGCTGTGCCTCCAGCAATGTTCGCTCGCGCGAACGATTCGCATGGCCAGCCGCGTGGCACACTAGGGGTGCGGCTGTTAGGGCTGGTGGTCTGCCTCATACCTGATGCGCACGGAACGATCTCCGTTGACATCACAGGTCCAGGAGCAAACCCCCTTGTAGACACCCTCTGTCTTCTTGACCTTGGAGAGGTCGCTGATCTGTCGGCCGTCCTTTGACGTTGGAAGCCGCCTCCGCGAGAACTGCGAGGATGACGATGGCGATGATGACCCAGAAGGTGAACTTGTAGATCCCCTTCTCGTTCAGGTACCAGTCCATGTCGGATATCTTGTTCCTGATCTTACCCATGTTCCTCTCCTTATCCTCGAACCACCCACACAAACCAACGCGCATGCGCCAGTCCGGGGCGGCTTCTTTCTCTAAGTTGAAATGAACACAGAATGTTTCCATCCTGGACCGAGTGAACGACCCTATAACGTAGATTATTCACTTCGTTCAAAATGACAACGCCCATATTAACACAAAATCCCTCGTTGAGAGAGATTCTTGTTTGTCGCCCTTGTCAGGGCTAAAATTAGAGTATATTTTACTTGCGCCTAGCTGCACCTCTCTCAAATGCCACTATGCGCCTATTTTTTGATACTTAAACAAGCAAGTATAGCACAAATGAGAGATTTTGTCAATAGCCCAACGGCTCGTTTCGGCTTATTTTGGCCTTTCTACGTTCAATTTAACCTTCCCTCCGCCAATTTCAACCTCTTCCCCTTCCGCTCCGACCTCTATTTTTACAGCTAAAACCGACTTTTTGATCTCATCCGCATAATCGCTAAAAACCGAGCCCAACAAATCATCAGAAGTAGTATATTTAACAACCACCGCGTCATTAATCGTCAACTTCTGGTCTTTGCGCATTTGATTAATGGTCCGCACCAGCTCGCGCACAATGCCTTCTTTTTTCAATTCTTCGGTCATCATAATATCCAACCCAACCTTCACGCTGGTATCCTCTTTCACTGTAAAATTTTCATTCGCTTCAATCCTGCCCATCTCAACTTTTTTAACATTTAATTCATCGGCAATAATCACATACAAGTCCTTGGAAAGCGCTTCGCTCAAAATCAGACGCGACAATGGCTGGCGAACCTTGATACCTTTCTCGGCTCTCAAAGCCAAACCGAGCTCAACGACTTTTCTGGCCAAATCCATTTCATCCATTAATTTTTTATTGATTAATTTTTCATTCACCTCCGGCCACTTATCCAAATGCACGCTTTCTTTCTCTCCGCCCAAAGCCAAATAAATTTTTTCGGCAATAAACGGGGTAAACGGCGCCATCACTTTGGATAACTGCAACAAAACATATCCCAAAGTGGTAATCGCTGATTTTTTATCCGCGCCATCATCACCCTTAAAACGATCACGACTGCGGCGGACATACCACTGTGATAATTCAGTGACAAATTCCAAAATCGGCCGGCTGGCATTTACCAATTCATAATTTTCCATGCCCTTAGTCGCGTCTCTTATAAGCAACTGCAATTTTGATAATATCCAACTATCTAAAACATTGTCGGCTTTTTTTATTTTATCTTCAACCTTTTGGTCAACCGCGTACATTTTGTAAAATTCCAAAACATTCCAAGCGGTATTTACAACTTTGTTATACATCTCACGCACGCCAATCTCGGAAAAATTTAAGGACTCGGCCGTCATGACCGGTGAAGTAGCCAAATAATACCTCATCGCATCCGCGCCGTATTTTTCCAAAACAATATCCGGCTCCGGATAATTTTTCAGACGCTTGCTCATTTTTTTGCCATCTTCTGCTAAAACAATTCCATTGACAATGACATTTTTAAACGCCGGTTTGTTCTTCAGGGCCGTTGCCAAAACATGCAAGGTATAAAACCAGCCGCGGGTCTGATCCTGGCCTTCGGCGATGAATTCTGCCGGAAAACCATTTTCAAATTTTTTCTGATTTTCAAACGGATAATGCATTTGGCCATAAGGCATACTGCCGGATTCAAACCAGACATCCAAAATTTCCGGAATGCGGCGATATTCTTTGCCATCTTTTTTTATCACATATTTATCTATAATATGCTTATGCAAATCAGTCACTTTTTGGCCGGATAATTCCGTGAGTTCAGCGGCACTGCCAACACAAATCAAATCACCCTCGGCGCTCTCCCAAACCGGCAACGGCGTGCCCCAATAACGGTTGCGTGAAATGGCCCAATCACGCGCGCCTTCCAGCCATTTTCCAAACCGGCCTTCTTTAATATGTTCCGGCACCCAATGAATGCCTTTGTTGTTTTTCAGTAGATGGTCTTTTAATTCGGTAACTTTCACAAACCAACTGCTGGTCGCATAATTTAACAGCGGGGTATCACAACGCCAACAATGCGGATAGCTATGTTCGATTTTTTCTTTAGCAAATAATTTATTATTATGCGCCAGCCATTTTATCACTTCCACATCGGTGCGAGTTGGATCGTCTTTTGGTTTTACATCCATGTTTGGAAAATCGGTCACCGCCGGCATAAATTTTCCTTCCATGGTCACATGCTGGACCAAAGGCAGACCCTCTTCTTCGCCAACATTATAATCATCCTCGCCAAAAGCCGGGGCAATATGGACAACACCGGTGCCGTCTTCAGTGGAAACAAAATTTCCAGCCACCACCCTGAACGCTTTTGGTGTATCGGCAAAATACGGGAAGAGAGGTTCGTATTCCAAACCGACCAAATCAGAACTTGATAAATTTTTTATAACTGAATATTGTTTGTCTTTTAAAACTGAAGTTGCCCGATCCGCGGCCAAAATATATACACCGACCTCGCCGGCAATTTCCACTACCTGATAGCCGATTTGCGGACCGACTGCCAACAAAACATTTCCCGGTAGAGTCCAGGGGGTGGTTGTCCAAGCCAAAACATAGACATCACCGTCCAAATCTAACTTTTCCGGATTTTTTAATTTAAATTTAACCGTTGCTGAAATATCTTTTATATCTTTATAGTTCTGGGTCACCTCAAAATTTGAAAGCGGAGTCACGCAGTGTGGACAAATATGCATCGGCTTATGCCCTTTATAGATCAATTTCTTTTTCCAAAGCTCCTTGAAAACCCACCAGATGCTTTCCATAAAGGTCGGATCCATGGTTTTATAATCATTCTCCATATCAACCCACCGGCCCATTCGTCTCACCGTACTTTTCCACTCATTGGCATACATCAAAACCGTGGCCCGGCACTCTTCATTAAATTTATCAACCCCATAATCCTCAATTTCCTTTTTACTGCCCAAATTTAATTTTTGTTCAATCAAATTTTCAACCGGCAAACCGTGGCAATCCCAACCCCAACGGCGTTCCACCCGAAAACCGCGCATTGTCCAAAAACGCGGCACCACATCTTTCATGAGCGATGCCACCAAATGCCCGTAATGCGGCAAACCCGTGGCAAAAGGAGGCCCGTCATAAAAATGGTAGGGCTTGTTTTCCGGCCGCTCCGAAACGGACTTCTCAAAACAATGATGTTCGTCCCAATATTTTAGAATTTCTCGTTCTTGTTCGCTGGAGTTATACATAAAAAGTTGATAACAATAAGTAAATTTTATCTAAAATACGGCCATTTGTCAATCAACTATGGATAAAGTATAATATAGTATCAAACTTAACATAAATTTTATGCTTTTTATTGCCTCTGACCATGCCGGATTTCAACTGAAAAAAGCCCTGGTCACATATATAGAAACCCAGCTTAACCTAAAAGTTAAAGATTTGGGTCCAACCTCCTTTGCAGAGGGGGATGATTTCCCGGATTATGCCGAACCGGTGGCCAAAGAAGTGACCAAAAGCCCGGAAAATTTGGGTATTTTAATTTGCGGCACCGGACAGGGAATGTGTATCGCGGCCAATAAAGTTAAAGGCATCAGGGCCATAATCGGCTATAACATAACCGCCACTGAACTGGGTAAACAACATAACAATGCCAACATCCTGTGTCTGGCCGGCCGGGTTATTACCGAAGATCATGCCAAAGCGATCGTCAAAAAATTTACTACAACCACTTTTGAAAAAGAAGAAAGGTTCGTACGCAGAAATAAAAAAATAGAGGAGCTGGAGAAAAACAGCGTATGATTGCTCCTGCGATTCTTGTTTCTAACTTCAACGATTTTGAGGATCAGGTTAAACAGCTTGAAGGAATTTTTGAATACGCGCAAATTGACGTGATGGACGGAATTTTTGTGACCAATAAATCTTTCAGCGAAATTGAAAAAATAAACGGGCTGGGAAGCGCTCTGAAATTTGAACTGCATCTGATGACTGAACATCCGCTCCAAGAAATAAAAAAATGGAAGGGTGTGAAAAATGTTTTTCGGGTAATTTTTCATATTGAAGCCAAAGACGACCCAACCGAAACCATAAAAACCATCCAGGAAAACGGCTGGCAAACAGGAATCTGTTTAAACCCGGAAACACCTTTGACAGCCATAGAGCCATATTATAAACTTGTAGATACCATATTGTTTATGACTGTCCATCCCGGGAAACATGGCGCGCCCTATTTGCCGGAAGTCAGCGAAAAAATAAAAGAATACAGCGGCTGGCCAAACCGGCCAAAGTGCGCAGTTGACGGCGGTATAGACGAAAAAAATATGGAAGAATTAAAATCAATCGGCGTGGAAATTTTTAATATCGGCAGTAATCGGGCAATTAATTTTGTTTAATATATGTTGGATCTAATAATTATCGGCTCGGCGGCGGCCGGAAGCAGCGCGGCCATTTATGCGGCCAGAAGAAAATTAAATTTCAAGGTTATCACCTATGATTTGGGCGGTGAAGTCGCCTTATCCGGCGAAGTCAATAACTGGCCGGGAATTTTGAGTATTCAGGGGTATGAATTGGCCCAAAAATTTAATGAACACGTGAAGGCCTATGGGGTTGAAATTGAAGACGGCTGGAAAGTAGAAAAAATTACGCCGGAAAAAAAGTATTATAAGGTTGTTGCCAAAAATGCGCGGGGTGAAGAAAGGGTTTATGAAACCAAATCCATAATTGTGGCCACTGGCATTCATCCGCGGCATCTGGAAGTGCCGGGTGAAAAAGAATTTTATCAAAAAGGCGTGACCTATTGCACGGTTTGCGACGGACCGCTGTTTAAAGGCAAGACCACAGCCACAGTCGGCTCCGGAAATAGCGCTTTGGAATCGGCTCTGATGATGACTCACATTGCTAAAAAGGTTTATCTTATCAGTAAATTTCCCAATACGCCCGAAACCAACGGCGGCTTCCCCAAGGGTGAGGCAATTTTGATTGAAAAAGTGAAACAACTGCCGAATGTAGAAATAATCTATGCGGCCCAGACCACCGCAATACTCGGAGACGGCAAAGTTAATGGGTTGAAATATAAAACCGAAGACGGCCAACAGCAAATTGAGGTTGAGGGTGTAATGGTGCACATCGGCCAAATACCAAATTCACAATTTATTGACGCCAAAAAAAATAAAATCGGCGAACTTATTATTGATGAAAAATGCCGCACCAACCTGCCCGGAATCTTTGCCGCCGGCGACGTCACCAACATCCCCTACAAGCAAATCGGCATCTCCACCGGCCAAGGGATTATTGCCGCGCTGGCCGTAATAGAGTATATTAACAGGTGGAGCTAGCGAAATAATTCTTAATTTACCCAAATATGCCTCTTGGTTCAATTTTTCCAACTTTACCTTGGCCGCTTTTGGACATAATTATGAACGTGGTGGCCGCGCTGGGCGCAATCTTGCTCACCTATGCTATTTTTTTGGAAGCTGAACGCCGGCAAGACGCAATTTTTGTAGTCGGTTCCGCTTGTCTTCTGGTTTACGCTTTGTGGATTGGAAATAAAATTTTTTCCGTGGCCATGGCCGGAATCATGCTCGCCAGTTTTATTGAACTGATTGAAATTATGACCGGCAGACACGTACACAGTGTAGATATGGTTGAATCATATAAAAATCCTAAGGGTAAATGATATGTATAATGTCATCGCTATTGGGGACGCGGTTTTAGATACGCATGTTTTAATTGACGATGCCTCGGTTGAATGTAATATTGACGGCAAAAATTGCCGTCTTTGTTTGGATTATGCCAGTAAAATTCCGATCGCCGACAGCTTTCAGGCGCTGGGTGGAAACGCGGCCAATGTCGCGGTTGGCGCAGCCAAACTGGGGCTTGAAACTGCAATTGTGAGCTCTATTGGCAAAGACGGAAATGGAAAAATAATTTTGGATGATTTAAAAAAGAGCGGCGTTATCACCGATTTGATTTATACAGACGAAAAAATAAAAACCAGATATTCAATTGTTTTAAATTTCAAAGGCGAACGGACGATTTTGTCATACCATCAAAAAAGACAATATGTTTGGCCGGAAGCCGTGCCAAAAACCGACTGGGTTTATTACACCAGCTTGAGCGAGGGTTTTGAGCCACTTCAGGAAAAATTGATAAATTTTTTAAACAAACATGAAAGCGTACGTCTGGCCTATAATCCGGGCTCATTTCAGTTAAAATATTCCTTGGTTTCCGTTAAAGAAATTCTGCCGCAGGCGCAAATTTTGATTTTAAATCTGGAAGAAGCGGAAACGGTTTTGAACACAACAATTGAAAAAGAAAAAAGCGTTTCCGCTCTGATACATAAATTACTGCTAACCGGCGCCAAAGAAGTGGCAATTACCGACGGAAAAAACGGCGCCTGGGCCGGAGACGAAGAGGATGTTTGGTACTTGAAAAGTTTCCCGGTTGAAGTGATTTCCAAAACCGGAGCCGGAGATGCTTTCTCCGCCGGATACCTGGCGGCCAGAATAAATGATCATGATATCAGTACGGCTCTAAGTTGGGGCATTGCCAACAGTTGCAGTGTCATCACCTCGCATGGATCGCAAAAAACTCTGCTGGATAAAAACGGCATCAAAAAAATGCTGACCAAATACAGCCAGATAAAATCTAAAACGGTTTAAATCCGGTTTTAAGTAAATTATCTAACGGTTGAAATAGTGGGCCGGGCAGATTTTCAAATTCAAACCATCCTACTTGTTCAGTCCAATCCGGTTCCATCACTTTAGCTTCACCGGAGTCATATTCTGAAACCACAAAAATGGTTACATAATGTTTATCCTCCTTCATATAAACATCGTTGGTAAACGGCCCGATTTTTATATTCTTTATCTTCACTCCCACTTCCTCCATTGTTTCCCTAATCGCGCAGTCCTCAATTGATTCGCCAAATTCCAAATGTCCTCCTGCCAAAGCCCAGGTGCCATCTCCGGCCGTTCCTTTTCTTTTTTGCATTAAAATTTTATTCCCGTTGATAATAAACACACCCACTCCTACTTTGGGTCTTTTTTCTGTATCCATAGAAGTTTAGTTATACAAATCAATTTGCAACGGCACGTGTATCCCGCGCAAACGATTAAGATCTTGTTTTCGTCCGGCAAAAAAATCCTTGGCTTGGCAAACCGCGTCAAACTGCAACTCCGGCCCCAGCATGCACAAACTGTATTCAAAGGTTCGGATTTTATCTTTTATTTCATCCGCCAAATTCGGATGATCAGTTTCGGCCGCGGCCAACCGCCTTAAATCCTCAATGTGATTTTTGAGATCCTCAATCAAAAGTTTAAACTCCTCCACCCGCTGTAGATATTTTTTATTATTCAGTCCCAAAATTTCCCGGTCAACATAATCTTTTAACTTGGTTT from Patescibacteria group bacterium includes these protein-coding regions:
- a CDS encoding adenylate/guanylate cyclase domain-containing protein, which codes for MRKKFVYFLVSLVAGGLVFGSYSLGIFSGLENAAEDLLVSPKTINQDIVIVTIDDASISKIGQWPWSRQVFASALEQLNSVKPKVLGVDIVFSEPSRFGEADDQSLATAIENANYPIVFPVETTELTIKKGSAIGLNFNFPLSLFNVPDKSSLGHANIIADKDGIVRRFPLIITDGGNAQVFNAFAYEVAKASGEQIPNESNLQNINRIVFAGAPGHVRRVPFWQIYQGDSLDSLKNKIVLLGVFTSDLHDAKPVPIGKENDMPGVEIQANIVNMLLQGYRLTDLSNQNILLWIFLAALLPAIIFSFSKRSIRPLLYNIILGFLYLLAAIVLFEFGVVTNIIHITLAWAIPTAVIFVYRYFIAEKEKRELKNVFSKYVSKEVVKEILKDPGKVKLGGQEKEITVFFSDIRGFTTLSENTKPQELVKILNRYFTLMTEEVLKYGGVLDKYIGDAIMAFWGAPIDDADSADKAMKASVGMLAKLKVLNEELRQEGKPEINIGIGLYTGPAVVGNIGSELRLNYTAMGDTVNVASRLEGLNKEYKTNIIIGETTKNKLKTSYKFKPLGSATVKGRVEPINIYTIEL
- a CDS encoding RpiB/LacA/LacB family sugar-phosphate isomerase; the protein is MLFIASDHAGFQLKKALVTYIETQLNLKVKDLGPTSFAEGDDFPDYAEPVAKEVTKSPENLGILICGTGQGMCIAANKVKGIRAIIGYNITATELGKQHNNANILCLAGRVITEDHAKAIVKKFTTTTFEKEERFVRRNKKIEELEKNSV
- a CDS encoding FecR family protein, translated to MKKWIFLGIAVVLFVLAVVAALFFFKNYKKPGPQGYTPVTPDQTSEKVTLPWIEVVRPTVFLVDNTGATKELQTGEEVNQGDKIKTDENGVANIYFPDGSVARLDTNTEITIDAASYDQSDKSLVVKIFVSIGKVWSKIVGLATPNSSWQVESSNAVATVRGTAFGVQVIDGSTEVIGSENNVSVQIKDAKNNILADTAVVGPDKYLKIDNNFVTGVIEKKIMMQTAAQPVPATVKDMDWIQKAQTSDALMLNLKANLPDPAQLKAFILQMQSSVQQGLDQIKALQANPSLTPEMKQQLITAQQQLNQLQLLGVTPTVK
- a CDS encoding NGG1p interacting factor NIF3; translation: MLTTKQIFDLGLKIGMAADPRGAKGVKKYLERTKREYEDLKPDEKKYFDKDRLENPYDDSKIHVGNPDKKVKRVLSGIDIGSGEILLASQLNERGKPIDLVIGHHPIGGSLASLHSVMDMIVEVYEHLGMPVHVAEKLMDERIREVGRSVHPANHYQIIDLAKALKVDVINTHTITDNLVNKFLHEYLTKKKPETISDLLKALMEIPEYQEAKKRGAGPKIFAGNPKNKVGKFLVEMTGGTNPSNKVYQELSRAGISTIVGMHMRDDAMDKANEFHMNVVIAGHISSDSLGMNLFLDQLEKKGIEIVPCSGLTRVSRNKKK
- a CDS encoding FAD-dependent oxidoreductase, giving the protein MLDLIIIGSAAAGSSAAIYAARRKLNFKVITYDLGGEVALSGEVNNWPGILSIQGYELAQKFNEHVKAYGVEIEDGWKVEKITPEKKYYKVVAKNARGEERVYETKSIIVATGIHPRHLEVPGEKEFYQKGVTYCTVCDGPLFKGKTTATVGSGNSALESALMMTHIAKKVYLISKFPNTPETNGGFPKGEAILIEKVKQLPNVEIIYAAQTTAILGDGKVNGLKYKTEDGQQQIEVEGVMVHIGQIPNSQFIDAKKNKIGELIIDEKCRTNLPGIFAAGDVTNIPYKQIGISTGQGIIAALAVIEYINRWS
- the ileS gene encoding isoleucine--tRNA ligase is translated as MYNSSEQEREILKYWDEHHCFEKSVSERPENKPYHFYDGPPFATGLPHYGHLVASLMKDVVPRFWTMRGFRVERRWGWDCHGLPVENLIEQKLNLGSKKEIEDYGVDKFNEECRATVLMYANEWKSTVRRMGRWVDMENDYKTMDPTFMESIWWVFKELWKKKLIYKGHKPMHICPHCVTPLSNFEVTQNYKDIKDISATVKFKLKNPEKLDLDGDVYVLAWTTTPWTLPGNVLLAVGPQIGYQVVEIAGEVGVYILAADRATSVLKDKQYSVIKNLSSSDLVGLEYEPLFPYFADTPKAFRVVAGNFVSTEDGTGVVHIAPAFGEDDYNVGEEEGLPLVQHVTMEGKFMPAVTDFPNMDVKPKDDPTRTDVEVIKWLAHNNKLFAKEKIEHSYPHCWRCDTPLLNYATSSWFVKVTELKDHLLKNNKGIHWVPEHIKEGRFGKWLEGARDWAISRNRYWGTPLPVWESAEGDLICVGSAAELTELSGQKVTDLHKHIIDKYVIKKDGKEYRRIPEILDVWFESGSMPYGQMHYPFENQKKFENGFPAEFIAEGQDQTRGWFYTLHVLATALKNKPAFKNVIVNGIVLAEDGKKMSKRLKNYPEPDIVLEKYGADAMRYYLATSPVMTAESLNFSEIGVREMYNKVVNTAWNVLEFYKMYAVDQKVEDKIKKADNVLDSWILSKLQLLIRDATKGMENYELVNASRPILEFVTELSQWYVRRSRDRFKGDDGADKKSAITTLGYVLLQLSKVMAPFTPFIAEKIYLALGGEKESVHLDKWPEVNEKLINKKLMDEMDLARKVVELGLALRAEKGIKVRQPLSRLILSEALSKDLYVIIADELNVKKVEMGRIEANENFTVKEDTSVKVGLDIMMTEELKKEGIVRELVRTINQMRKDQKLTINDAVVVKYTTSDDLLGSVFSDYADEIKKSVLAVKIEVGAEGEEVEIGGGKVKLNVERPK
- a CDS encoding carbohydrate kinase family protein; amino-acid sequence: MYNVIAIGDAVLDTHVLIDDASVECNIDGKNCRLCLDYASKIPIADSFQALGGNAANVAVGAAKLGLETAIVSSIGKDGNGKIILDDLKKSGVITDLIYTDEKIKTRYSIVLNFKGERTILSYHQKRQYVWPEAVPKTDWVYYTSLSEGFEPLQEKLINFLNKHESVRLAYNPGSFQLKYSLVSVKEILPQAQILILNLEEAETVLNTTIEKEKSVSALIHKLLLTGAKEVAITDGKNGAWAGDEEDVWYLKSFPVEVISKTGAGDAFSAGYLAARINDHDISTALSWGIANSCSVITSHGSQKTLLDKNGIKKMLTKYSQIKSKTV